A DNA window from Bombus vancouverensis nearcticus chromosome 6, iyBomVanc1_principal, whole genome shotgun sequence contains the following coding sequences:
- the LOC117157608 gene encoding odorant receptor 10-like, producing MHLSVRQPRNPNYEEDIVYVTKHNKWVLNSIGMWPAMLKGIGKFVPKIVVGLSNFVSVFNVLQFVLYVILEEKDTSLKLRFLGLICFASTNLMKYWALIARRPNIEYCIEQVQTDWKQVEFQRNRMLMLKYGKIGRDLTIYSAVFMYSSEMCYITIMQYAMASVLRENNRTTRVLVYPTYSGFFDAQKSPIYEIVYVLQCMCTLLFNSVTVACCGLAALFATHACGQIDVVISQLNDLVDGKFAKKNSKTDTRLIEIVENHIKILKFSTMIETVLQEACFFEFVGSTLVICLLEYYCITEWQENNKIGVATFSMLLVSLTFNMFLLCYIGNLLIEKSTNIGISCYMIDWYRLPVKTVQDLMLIIAMSNNPVKISAGRIFLLSLPTFGNILKTSFAYLNFVRNATM from the exons ATGCATCTTTCCGTTCGACAACCACGAAATCCAAACTACGAGGAAGACATCGTTTACGTGACGAAACACAACAAATGGGTTTTGAATTCCATCGGGATGTGGCCCGCTATGctaaaaggcatcggaaaatttgTACCAAAAATTGTAGTAGGTCTCAGTAATTTCGTGTCGGTTTTCAACGTACTGCAGTTTGTGCTTTACGTTATACTGGAAGAAAAAGACACTTCATTAAAACTGAGATTCTTAGGCTTGATTTGTTTTGCTTCAACCAATCTGATGAAGTATTGGGCTCTGATAGCGCGCAGACCGAACATCGAATACTGTATCGAACAGGTGCAAACAGATTGGAAGCAG GTAGAATTCCAAAGAAATCGCATGCTGATgctaaaatatggaaaaatcgGTCGAGATCTCACCATATACAGTGCCGTGTTCATGTACAGCTCTGAAATGTGCTATATTACAATCATGCAATATGCAATGGCATCAGTCCTGAGGGAAAATAATCGTACAACCAGAGTGCTAGTGTACCCTACATATAGTGGATTTTTCGACGCCCAAAAAAGTCCCATCTACGAAATAGTGTACGTTCTCCAATGCATGTGCACACTTTTGTTCAACTCTGTGACAGTTGCGTGTTGTGGATTGGCTGCGCTTTTTGCAACACACGCTTGTGGGCAGATTGATGTCGTTATATCTCAATTAAATGATCTGGTCGATGGAAAATTCGCCAAGAAAAATTCTAAGACAGACACTCGACTGATAGAAATCGTAGAGAACCACATAAAAATTTTAAA ATTTTCTACAATGATTGAGACGGTTCTGCAGGAAGCGTGCTTTTTCGAATTCGTTGGTTCCACGTTGGTAATATGCTTGCTCGAATACTACTGTATAACG GAATGGCAAGAAAATAATAAGATTGGTGTGGCAACATTCTCGATGCTATTAGTATCCTTAACATTTAATATGTTCTTGTTATGCTACATTGGTAATCTTCTAATAGAAAAG AGTACTAACATCGGAATATCTTGCTATATGATTGATTGGTACCGCTTACCAGTCAAAACAGTTCAAGATCTTATGTTGATCATCGCTATGTCGAATAATCCGGTGAAAATTAGCGCCggcagaatatttcttttatcctTGCCTACTTTCGGAAAT ATTCTAAAAACATCATTCGCGTACTTAAACTTCGTTCGGAATGCCACTATGTaa
- the LOC117157722 gene encoding odorant receptor 10-like, translating to MHLSVRQPRNTNYEEDIVYVTKHNKWVLSTIGMWPTVVKGIGKFVPKIIIGLSNFVSSLNVLQFILHIILEEKNPTLKVRFLGLICFASTNLMKYWALIARKSNIEYCIEQVQIDWKQVDFQRNRILMLKYGKMGRDLTIYSAVFMYGSEMLYITIMQYALGSMLKENNRTTRVLVYPTYSGLLDVQKSPIYEIVYVLQCLCTLLFNSVTVSCCGLAALFATHACGQIDIVMSQLDDLVDGKFAEKNSSPNTRLTEIVKHHIKILKFSTMIETVLQEVCFFEFVGTTLVVCFLEYYCLTDWQSNNKIGVATYSMLLVSLTFNMFLLCYIGNLLLEKSSDIGISCYMIDWYRLPPKTVQDLMLIIAMSNTPVKISAGRIFLLSLPTFGNILKTSFAYLNFVRNATM from the exons ATGCATCTTTCCGTTCGACAACCACGGAATACAAACTACGAGGAAGACATCGTTTACGTGACGAAACACAACAAATGGGTTCTGAGTACCATCGGCATGTGGCCCACTGTAGTAAAAGGAATCGGAAAATTTGTACCAAAAATTATAATAGGTCTGAGTAATTTCGTATCGTCTTTGAACGTACTGCAATTTATACTACACATTATACTGGAAGAAAAGAACCCTACATTAAAAGTGAGATTCTTAGGCTTGATTTGTTTTGCTTCAACCAATCTGATGAAGTATTGGGCTCTGATAGCGCGcaaatcgaatatcgaatacTGTATCGAACAGGTGCAGATAGATTGGAAGCAA GTAGATTTCCAAAGAAATCGCATACTGATGTTAAAATACGGAAAGATGGGACGAGATCTGACCATATACAGTGCCGTGTTCATGTATGGCTCTGAAATGTTGTACATTACAATCATGCAATATGCATTGGGATCAATGCTGAAGGAAAATAATCGTACAACCAGAGTGCTAGTGTACCCTACCTATAGTGGATTGCTCGACGTCCAAAAAAGTCCCATCTACGAAATCGTGTACGTTCTCCAATGCTTGTGCACACTTTTGTTCAACTCCGTGACAGTTTCGTGTTGTGGATTGGCTGCGCTTTTTGCAACACACGCCTGTGGACAGATTGATATCGTTATGTCTCAATTAGATGACCTGGTCGATGGAAAATTCGCCGAGAAAAATTCTAGTCCGAACACTCGACTGACGGAAATCGTAAAACatcatataaaaattttaaa ATTTTCTACTATGATTGAGACGGTTCTGCAGGAAGTGTGCTTTTTCGAATTCGTTGGTACCACGTTGGTAGTATGCTTCCTCGAATATTATTGTCTAACG GATTGGCAAAGCAATAATAAAATTGGTGTGGCAACATACTCGATGCTACTGGTATCCTTGACGTTCAATATGTTCTTGTTATGCTACATTGGTAATCTTCTACTTGAAAAG AGTTCTGACATCGGAATATCTTGCTATATGATTGACTGGTACCGCTTACCACCTAAAACAGTTCAAGATCTTATGTTGATCATCGCTATGTCGAACACTCCAGTGAAAATTAGCGCCggcagaatatttcttttatcctTGCCTACTTTCGGAAAT ATTCTAAAGACATCATTCGCGTACTTAAACTTCGTTCGGAATGCCACTATGTaa
- the LOC117157721 gene encoding uncharacterized protein LOC117157721 — MHPSVQRRTDPPQNTNYEEDIVYVTKHNKWVLNSIGMWPAVLKGIGKFIPKVVIGLSNIVSFLNVVQCVLYIILEENDPLLRLRLLGLACFASINLMKYWALIARKTNIEYCIEQVHTDWKQVEIQRNRILMLKYGKVGRDLTIYSAVFMYSAEICYVTVMQYAMGLNMKENNRTIRLFSAMIETVLQEVCFFEFVGSTFVICLLEYYCITDWQQNDNIGLATYSMLLVSLTFNMFLLCYIGNLLIDKSTSVGISCYMIDWYRLPIKTVQDLILIIAMSNSPAKISAARIFILSLPTFGNVGFDKRYIYDLHVQILCKSNFLSLGD, encoded by the exons ATGCATCCGTCCGTTCAACGTCGGACAGATCCACCGCAAAACACAAACTACGAAGAAGATATCGTTTACGTGACGAAACACAATAAATGGGTCCTGAATTCCATCGGGATGTGGCCTGCTGTGTTAAAAGGGATTGGCAAATTTATACCAAAAGTCGTAATCGGTCTCAGTAATATCGTGTCGTTTCTCAACGTAGTGCAGTGTGTGCTATACATTATATTGGAAGAAAACGATCCTTTACTACGACTGAGGCTCTTAGGCTTGGCTTGCTTCGCTTCAATCAATCTGATGAAGTATTGGGCTTTGATAGCACGCAAAACGAATATCGAATATTGTATCGAGCAAGTGCATACAGATTGGAAGCAG GTAGAAATCCAAAGAAATCGCATACTGATGTTAAAATACGGAAAGGTGGGACGAGATCTGACCATATACAGTGCCGTGTTCATGTATAGCGCTGAAATATGCTACGTTACAGTCATGCAGTATGCAATGGGATTgaatatgaaagaaaataatCGTACAATCAGACT ATTTTCTGCGATGATTGAAACGGTTCTGCAGGAAGTGTGCTTTTTCGAATTCGTTGGTTCCACGTTTGTAATATGCTTGCTCGAATACTATTGTATAACG GATTGGCAACAGAACGATAACATTGGTCTGGCAACTTACTCGATGCTACTAGTATCCTTGACGTTCAACATGTTCTTGTTATGCTACATTGGCAATCTTCTAATAGATAAG AGTACTAGCGTCGGAATATCCTGCTATATGATTGACTGGTACCGCTTACCTATCAAGACAGTTCAAGATCTCATATTGATCATCGCTATGTCGAATAGTCCGGCAAAAATTAGCGCCGccagaatatttattttatctctGCCTACTTTTGGGAATGTAGGTTTTGATAAACGTTACATCTATGATTTGCATGTTCAAATTTTATGTAAATCGAACTTTTTATCTTTAGgtgattaa
- the LOC117157696 gene encoding odorant receptor 10-like: MYDRSYTIGDDQLKNNHYQNDIQYTLQMCQWLLKLIGIWPLVNNHTSRFEQLLSIVVMIICFCSIFFIILPSGHHFFFVEKNLYMKMKMLGPVSFCVFATVKYSYLALKGAFLQRCIRQLRNDWKRVQDPSHRAIMLKYAGVSRKLITVCAVFIYTGGMSYHTVAQFLSKERTRENYTVRPLAYIGYDPFFDAQSSPTYEIVFLLHCFAAMIMYSITTVAYGLAAVFVTHVCGQIQIQIVRLQNLVESKDRDLFTVIVRDHVKILRFRFSKNIEDALYQICLTEIVECTINMCMLEYYCLVEWANSDLIATLTYMTLLISFTFNIFIFCYIGELLSEQCSEIGTVSYEIDWYNLPAKEAYDLILLISISQYPPKLTAGKIIELSLNTFSSVSFWFVHNFTVYRIE; this comes from the exons ATGTATGATCGATCATACACCATAGGTGACGATCAACTAAAAAACAACCATTACCAGAACGACATACAATACACGCTGCAGATGTGTCAATGGCTGTTGAAGCTGATTGGAATATGGCCTCTGGTTAACAATCACACTAGCAGATTCGAACAGCTCCTCTCAATCGTCGTGATGATCATATGCTTCTGCAGTATATTCTTCATCATCTTACCATCTGGCCATCACTTCTTCTTCGTAGAGAAAAATCTTTACATGAAGATGAAAATGCTCGGTCCGGTTAGTTTCTGTGTATTTGCAACAGTTAAGTACAGTTACCTTGCCCTAAAAGGAGCCTTCCTGCAGAGATGCATCCGACAGCTCAGAAATGACTGGAAGAGAGTGCAAGATCCGAGTCATCGGGCGATCATGTTAAAATACGCGGGCGTCAGCAGAAAGCTTATCACCGTGTGCGCTGTTTTTATATATACAGGTGGAATGTCCTATCACACGGTGGCGCAATTCTTGTCCAAGGAGAGGACTAGAGAAAATTACACAGTTAGACCATTGGCGTATATCGGTTACGACCCGTTTTTTGATGCGCAGTCCAGCCCTACGTATGAAATCGTGTTCCTTCTTCACTGCTTCGCTGCTATGATTATGTATAGCATCACCACGGTTGCATATGGTTTGGCTGCAGTGTTTGTTACTCATGTTTGTGGCCAGATTCAAATACAGATTGTAAGGTTGCAGAATTTGGTGGAGAGCAAGGATCGTGATCTTTTTACTGTTATTGTGCGCGATCACGTGAAAATTTTAAGG TTcagattttctaaaaatatcgaAGATGCTTTGTACCAGATTTGCTTGACAGAGATCGTAGAATGCACGATAAATATGTGTATGCTCGAATATTACTGCTTGGTG GAATGGGCAAACAGTGATCTAATCGCTACATTGACTTATATGACTCTGTTGATTTCCTTcacatttaatatatttatattttgctaCATAGGTGAACTTCTTTCTGAGCAG TGTAGTGAAATTGGTACAGTTTCCTATGAAATCGACTGGTATAACTTGCCAGCTAAAGAAGCTTACGACCTAATTCTACTGATCTCTATATCTCAATATCCACCAAAACTAACTGCCggaaaaataattgaattatcTCTGAACACTTTTAGCTCCGTAAGTTTCTGGTTTGTACACAATTTCACAGTATACCGAAtcgaataa
- the LOC117157663 gene encoding uncharacterized protein LOC117157663, which translates to MHLSVRRQTDPPQNTKYEEDIVYVTKHNKWVLNSIGMWPVVAEGIDKFLPKIVIGFSNLVSLFTVVQCILHIILEEKDALLRLRLLGLACFASINLLKYWAVIVRKPNIEYCIKQVQTDWKQVEFQKNRMLMLKYGKIGRDLTIYSAVFMYSAGMCYVTIMQYAMGMSLKANNRTIRVLVYPTYSGFFDAQKSPIYEIVYVLQCMCTFVFNSVTVGCCGLAAFFVTHACGQIDVVISQLNDLVEGKFAKKNSDPNTRLMEIVKHHIRILKFSAVIETVLQEVCFFEFVGSTFVICLLEYYCITDWQQNNKIGLTTYSMLLVSLTFNMFLLCYIGNLLIEKSTSVGISCYMIDWYRLPVKTVQDLILIIAMSNSPAKISAGRIFLLSLPTFGNVLKTSFAYLNFVRNTIIIKVLCQIVKLKTELLTSFRNEGADDFVKSHTNDIQFVCDLFTNMYPSIRSQTDQSRNPNYKEDIIYVTKHNKWILNCIGIWPTVLKGMSKFLPKLVIAFSNLMPSFIIIQCVLYIVLEEKNPLLRLRFCSLAWYSLINLMKYWALLARKPDIEYCIKWMQTDWKQVEFQRNRMLMLKYGKIGRDLTIYSAVFMYSAGMCYTTIMQYGMRMSLKENNRTLRILVYPTYSGLFDIQKSPVYEIVYVFQCIYAFTCLSVTVGCCGLAALFATHACGQIDVVISQLDDLVDGTFSKKSSNPDTRLMEIVKHHIRILKFSAMIETVLQEVCFFDFIGTTLLICSLQYLCITDLQHNNKIGLATYLMLLIGFTVNIMLLCYIGNLLMEKSTSVGISCYMIEWYRLPGKTMQGLILISAMSNSPAKISAGRIFLLSLPAFGNILKTSFAYLNFVRNTIVL; encoded by the exons ATGCATCTCTCCGTTCGACGTCAGACAGATCCACCGCAAAACACGAAGTACGAAGAAGATATTGTTTACGTGACGAAACACAACAAATGGGTTTTGAATTCCATCGGGATGTGGCCCGTTGTGGCAGAAGGCATAGACAAATTTTTACCAAAAATCGTAATCGGATTCAGTAATTTGGTATCGCTTTTTACGGTTGTGCAGTGTATACTACACATTATATTAGAGGAAAAAGATGCTTTATTACGACTGAGGCTCTTGGGATTGGCTTGCTTTGCTTCAATCAACCTGTTGAAGTATTGGGCTGTTATAGTGCGCAAACCGAACATCGAATACTGTATCAAACAGGTGCAGACAGATTGGAAACAG GTAGAGTTTCAAAAAAATCGCATGCTGATGCTAAAATACGGAAAGATCGGCAGAGATCTGACCATATATAGTGCCGTGTTCATGTATAGTGCTGGCATGTGCTACGTTACGATCATGCAGTATGCAATGGGAATGAGCCTAAAGGCAAATAATCGTACGATCAGAGTGTTAGTGTACCCTACGTATAGTGGATTTTTCGATGCTCAGAAAAGCCCCATTTACGAAATCGTGTACGTTCTCCAATGTATGTGCACATTTGTGTTCAACTCTGTGACAGTTGGGTGTTGTGGATTAGCCGCATTTTTTGTAACACATGCCTGTGGACAGATTGATGTCGTCATATCTCAATTAAATGATCTGGTTGAAGGAAAATTCGCCAAGAAAAATTCTGATCCGAACACTCGACTGATGGAAATCGTAAAACATCACATAAGAATTTTAAA ATTTTCTGCGGTGATTGAGACGGTTCTGCAAGAGGTGTGTTTTTTCGAATTCGTTGGTTCCACGTTTGTAATATGCTTGCTCGAATACTACTGTATAACG GATTGGcaacagaataataaaattggtTTGACAACATACTCGATGCTACTGGTATCCTTGACGTTCAACATGTTCTTGTTATGCTACATTGGTAATCTTCTAATAGAAAAG AGTACTAGCGTCGGAATATCCTGCTACATGATAGACTGGTATCGCTTACCAGTCAAGACAGTTCAAGATCTCATCTTAATCATTGCCATGTCGAATAGTCCGGCGAAAATTAGCGCCGGTAGGATATTTCTCTTATCCTTACCCACTTTCGGAAAT GTTCTAAAAACATCATTCGCGTACTTAAATTTCGTCCGGAATACCATTAT AATTAAAGTGCTATGCCAAATTGTAAAACTTAAGACTGAATTGTTGACTTCTTTTCGAAATGAAGGTGCAGatgattttgtaaaatctcATACAAATGATATTCAGT TCGTTTGCGATCTGTTCACGAATATGTATCCCTCCATTCGAAGTCAGACCGATCAATCGCGAAATCCAAACTACAAGGAAGACATTATTTACGTGACGAAACACAATAAATGGATTCTGAATTGCATCGGAATATGGCCCACTGTGTTAAAAGGCATGAGTAAATTTTTGCCAAAACTCGTAATCGCATTCAGTAATCTTATGCCGTCTTTCATCATAATACAGTGTGTGCTATACATTGTATTGGAAGAAAAGAATCCTTTATTGAGACTGAGGTTCTGTTCCTTGGCTTGGTATTCTTTAATCAACCTGATGAAGTATTGGGCTCTGTTAGCGCGCAAACCGGATATCGAATACTGTATCAAATGGATGCAGACAGATTGGAAACAG GTAGAGTTTCAAAGAAATCGTATGCTTATgctaaaatatggaaaaattgGTCGAGATCTGACCATATACAGTGCCGTGTTCATGTACAGCGCAGGCATGTGCTACACTACCATCATGCAGTATGGAATGAGAATGAGCCTGAAGGAAAATAATCGTACCCTCAGAATATTAGTGTATCCTACATATAGTGGACTTTTCGACATCCAAAAAAGTCCCGTATACGAAATCGTGTACGTTTTCCAATGCATATACGCGTTTACGTGCCTCTCTGTGACAGTTGGGTGTTGTGGGCTGGCTGCGCTGTTCGCAACACACGCCTGTGGACAGATTGATGTCGTTATATCTCAATTAGATGATCTGGTCGATGGAACATTCTCCAAGAAAAGTTCTAACCCGGACACTCGGCTGATGGAAATCGTAAAACATCACATAAGAATTTTAAA ATTTTCTGCAATGATTGAGACGGTTCTGCAGGAAGTGTGCTTTTTCGATTTTATTGGTACCACGTTGCTAATATGCTCGCTCCAATACCTTTGTATAACG GATTTACAACACAATAATAAAATTGGTCTGGCAACATATTTGATGCTACTAATAGGCTTCACAGTTAATATCATGTTGCTGTGCTATATTGGCAATCTTCTAATGGAAAAG AGTACTAGCGTCGGAATATCCTGTTATATGATTGAGTGGTACCGCTTACCAGGCAAGACAATGCAAGGTCTCATTTTGATCAGCGCCATGTCGAATAGCCCGGCGAAAATTAGCGCCggcagaatatttcttttatctctGCCTGCTTTCGGAAAT ATTTTGAAGACATCATTCGCGTACTTAAATTTTGTCCGGAATACCATTGTGTTATAA
- the LOC117157609 gene encoding odorant receptor 4-like: MYDQSYTIGDDQLKNNHYQDDIHYTLQMCQWLLKLIGMWPLVNNHTSRLEQLLSVVVMIICFCSIFFIILPSGHHFFFVEKNLYMKVKMLGPVGFCVFATVKYSYLALKGAFLQRCIRQLKNDWKRVQDPSHREIMLKYAGISRKLITMCAVFIYTGGMSYHTVAQFLSTDKTRENYTVRPLTYIGYDPFFDTQSSPTYEIVFFLHCFAAMIMYSITTVAYGLAAVFVTHVCGQIQIQIVRLQNLVESKDRDLFAVIVRDHVETLRFSKNIEDALYQICLTEIVECTMNMCMLEYYCLMEWASTDLIVTFTYITLLTSFTFNIFIFCYIGELLSEQCSEIGTASYEIDWYNLPAKEAYDLILLISISQYPPKLTAGKIIELSLNTFSSVAKTSLVYLNLLQTVADW; the protein is encoded by the exons ATGTATGATCAATCATACACCATAGGTGACGATCAACTAAAAAACAACCATTACCAGGACGACATACATTACACGCTGCAGATGTGTCAATGGCTGTTGAAGCTGATTGGAATGTGGCCCCTCGTTAACAATCACACGAGCAGACTGGAACAGCTTCTCTCAGTCGTCGTGATGATCATATGCTTCTGCAGTATATTCTTCATCATCTTGCCATCTGGCCATCACTTCTTCTTCGTAGAGAAAAATCTTTACATGAAGGTGAAAATGCTCGGTCCAGTTGGCTTCTGTGTATTTGCCACAGTTAAGTACAGTTACCTTGCCCTAAAAGGAGCCTTCCTGCAGAGGTGCATCCGACAGCTCAAAAATGACTGGAAGAGAGTGCAGGATCCGAGTCATCGAGAAATTATGTTAAAATACGCGGGCATTAGCAGAAAGCTTATCACCATGTGCGCCGTTTTTATATATACAGGTGGAATGTCCTATCACACGGTAGCGCAATTCTTGTCCACGGATAAGACTAGAGAGAATTATACAGTTAGACCATTGACTTATATCGGTTACGATCCGTTTTTTGATACGCAATCTAGTCCTACCTATGAAATCGTGTTCTTTCTCCACTGTTTCGCTGCTATGATTATGTATAGCATCACCACGGTTGCATATGGTTTGGCTGCAGTGTTTGTTACTCATGTTTGTGGCCAGATTCAAATACAGATTGTAAGGTTGCAGAATTTGGTGGAGAGCAAGGATCGTGATCTTTTTGCTGTTATTGTGCGCGATCACGTAGAAACTTTAAG ATTTTCGAAAAATATCGAAGATGCTTTATACCAGATTTGCTTGACAGAGATCGTAGAGTGCACGATGAATATGTGTATGCTCGAATATTACTGCTTGATG GAATGGGCAAGCACTGATCTAATCGTTACATTCACCTATATTACTCTGTTGACTTCCtttacatttaatatatttatattttgctaCATAGGTGAACTACTTTCTGAGCAG TGTAGCGAAATTGGTACAGCTTCTTATGAAATCGACTGGTATAACTTGCCAGCTAAAGAAGCTTACGATCTTATTCTACTGATCTCTATATCTCAGTATCCGCCAAAACTAACTGCTggaaaaataattgaattatcTCTGAACACTTTTAGCTCC GTAGCAAAAACGTCATTAGTTTATTTGAATTTACTTCAAACAGTGGCAGATTGGTAA
- the LOC117157719 gene encoding odorant receptor 10-like, translating to MWPAVLEGIGKFVPKIVIGLSNFVSFFSVVQCVLYIILEEKDPLLRLRLLGLACYSSTNLMKYWALILRKPNIEYCIEQIQTDWKQVEFPRNRLLMLKYGKIGRDLTIYSAAFMYTALVCYVTIMQYAMGMSLKENNRTIRVLVYPTYSGFFDAQKSPIYEIVYVLQCMCTFVFNSVTVGCCALAALFATHACGQLDVVISQLNDLADGKFAKKNSNPSTRLIEIVEHHIKILKFSAMIESVLQEVCFFEFVGSTFVICLLEYYCITDWQQNNKIGLATYSMLLVSLTFNMFLLCYIGNLLLEKSTNIGISCYMIDWYRLPVKTVQDLMLIIAMSSSPVKISAGRMFLLSLPTFGNVGFYKYFLHVLPVQNLHKSTV from the exons ATGTGGCCCGCTGTGCTAGAAGGCATCGGCAAATTTGTACCAAAAATTGTGATTGGACTCAGTAATTTCGTGTCGTTCTTCAGCGTAGTGCAGTGTGTGCTATATATTATATTGGAAGAAAAGGATCCTTTACTAAGACTAAGGCTCTTAGGATTGGCTTGCTATTCTTCGACCAACCTGATGAAGTATTGGGCTCTGATACTGCGCAAACCAAACATTGAATACTGCATCGAGCAGATACAGACAGATTGGAAGCAG GTAGAATTCCCAAGAAATCGCCTGTTGATGCTAAAATACGGAAAGATCGGACGAGATCTCACCATATACAGTGCCGCGTTCATGTATACCGCACTCGTGTGCTACGTTACGATCATGCAGTATGCAATGGGAATGAGCCTGAAGGAAAATAATCGTACAATCAGGGTGTTAGTGTACCCTACGTATAGTGGATTTTTCGATGCTCAAAAAAGTCCCATCTACGAAATCGTGTACGTTCTCCAATGCATGTGCACATTTGTATTCAACTCTGTGACAGTTGGGTGTTGTGCTTTGGCTGCTCTTTTTGCAACACACGCCTGTGGACAGCTTGATGTCGTTATATCTCAGTTAAATGATCTGGCCGATGGAAAATTCGCCAAGAAAAATTCTAATCCAAGCACTCGATTGATAGAAATCGTAGAACATCACATAAAAATTTTAAA ATTTTCTGCGATGATTGAGTCGGTTCTGCAGGAAGTGTGCTTTTTCGAATTCGTTGGTTCCACGTTTGTAATATGCTTGCTCGAATACTATTGTATAACG gATTGGcaacagaataataaaattggtTTGGCAACATACTCGATGTTACTGGTATCCTTGACGTTCAATATGTTCTTGTTATGCTACATTGGCAATCTTCTGCTAGAAAAG AGTACTAACATCGGAATATCTTGCTATATGATTGACTGGTATCGCTTACCAGTCAAAACAGTTCAAGATCTTATGTTGATCATCGCTATGTCGAGTAGTCCGGTGAAAATTAGCGCTGGCAGAATGTTTCTTTTATCCTTGCCTACTTTCGGAAATGTAggtttttacaaatatttccttCATGTTTTGCCTGTTCAAAATTTACACAAATCAACCGTTTAA